A genomic stretch from Pochonia chlamydosporia 170 chromosome 4, whole genome shotgun sequence includes:
- a CDS encoding acyl-CoA dehydrogenase (similar to Coccidioides immitis RS XP_001241675.1), producing MSKVFTTSDVASHNKGDDMFIIVDGDVYDITKFQDDHPGGKKILQRVAGKDASKIFWKYHNEGILKKYKPKLQVGSLDTKPKAEPKPEPKPAAAAPAPKKAVTSSSSHEQSEPLEPFGALIPFADPSWYQGNFSPYFNETHAALRAEVREWMENEIEPNVTEWDEAKRVPEEIYKEMGRRGYLAGLLGVKYPTEYVPEGVKSVPTENWDLFHEMLLTDELSRAGSGGFVWNLIGGFGIGCPPVMKFGSKALKDRIMPGILAGDKRVCLAITEPDAGSDVANLTCEAKLSEDGKHFIVNGEKKWITNGIWADYFTTAVRTGGEGMNGVSLLLIERGPGVSTRRMDCQGVWSSGTTYITFEDVKVPVENLLGKKDKGFGVIMTNFNHERIGIIIQCLRFSRVCFEESVKYANKRRTFGKKLIEHPVIRMKLAHMARQIEASYNWLENMIYQCQKMGEHEAMLRLGGPIAGLKAQATVTFEFCAREASQIFGGLSYSRGGQGGKVERLYRDVRAYAIPGGSEEIMLDLSMRQSMKVAQIMGMKL from the exons atgtccaagGTGTTTACGACGAGCGACGTTGCGTCGCATAATAAGGGCGATGATATGTTCATTATTGTCGATGGGGATGTTTATGATATCACCAAGTTCCAGGATGACCATCCCG GTGGCAAGAAGATCCTCCAGCGCGTCGCCGGCAAGGACGCCTCCAAAATCTTCTGGAAATACCACAACGAGGGCATCCTGAAAAAGTACAAGCCAAAGCTGCAAGTCGGCTCGCTCGacaccaagcccaaggcTGAGCCCAAGCCCGAACCCAAgccagccgccgccgccccGGCTCCCAAGAAGGCCGTCACCAGCAGCTCTAGCCACGAGCAATCCGAGCCTCTCGAGCCCTTTGGCGCTCTCATTCCCTTTGCCGACCCGTCCTGGTACCAGGGCAACTTCTCGCCCTACTTCAACGAGACTCATGCCGCTCTCCGGGCCGAAGTCCGCGAGTGGATGGAGAATGAGATTGAGCCCAATGTCACTGAGTGGGATGAGGCGAAGCGCGTCCCTGAGGAGATCTACAAGGAGATGGGCCGTCGTGGCTACCTCGCCGGTCTTTTGGGCGTCAAGTACCCTACCGAATATGTCCCCGAGGGCGTCAAGTCCGTCCCCACGGAGAACTGGGATCTCTTCCACGAGATGCTGTTGACCGATGAGCTGTCGCGCGCCGGCTCTGGTGGTTTCGTCTGGAACTTgattggtggttttggcaTCGGCTGCCCTCCCGTCATGAAGTTTGGTTCCAAGGCCCTCAAGGACAGAATCATGCCTGGCATCCTCGCTGGTGACAAGCGCGTCTGCTTGGCCATCACTGAGCCCGATGCCGGCAGCGACGTCGCCAACTTGACCTGCGAGGCTAAGCTCAGCGAAGACGGCAAGcacttcatcgtcaacggcGAGAAGAAGTGGATCACCAACGGTATCTGGGCCGACTACTTCACCACTGCTGTGCGAACCGGCGGCGAGGGCATGAACGGCGTGAGCCTGCTGCTCATTGAACGTGGTCCCGGTGTCAGCACCCGTCGCATGGACTGCCAGGGCGTCTGGTCCTCTGGAACCACCTACATCACCTTTGAGGACGTCAAGGTCCCCGTTGAGAACTTGCTcggcaagaaggacaagggcTTCGGTGTCATCAtgaccaacttcaaccacgAGCGTatcggcatcatcatccagtGCCTGCGCTTCTCGCGTGTCTGCTTCGAAGAGTCCGTCAAGTACGCCAACAAGCGTCGCAcctttggcaagaagctcatTGAGCACCCCGTCATTCGTATGAAGCTCGCCCACATGGCTCGCCAGATCGAGGCCTCGTACAACTGGCTCGAGAACATGATCTACCAGTGCCAGAAGATGGGTGAGCATGAGGCCATGTTGCGTCTTGGCGGTCCTATTGCCGGCCTTAAAGCTCAGGCTACTGTTACATTTGAGTTCTGCGCCCGCGAGGCTTCACAGATCTTTGGTGGTTTGTCGTACTCGCGTGGCGGACAAGGCGGCAAGGTGGAGAGATTGTACAGAGATGTCAGGGCATATGCTATTCCTGGCGGTAGTGAGGAGATTATGCTGGATCTCAGCATGAGACAGTCCATGAAGGTGGCTCAGATTATGGGCATGAAGTTGTAA
- a CDS encoding DNA-repair protein rad2 (similar to Aspergillus terreus NIH2624 XP_001217450.1) — protein MGIKQLFQIIKDEAPEAIKEGEIKNHFGRKVAIDASMSIYSFLIAVRSDGQQLMNDSGETTSHLMGMFYRTLRMVDNGIKPLYVFDGAPPKLKSGELAKRFQRKQEATEGLEEAKETGTAEDVEKFSRRTVRVTREHNAECQRLLKLMGIPYIIAPTEAEAQCAVLARAGKVYAAASEDMDTLCFNTPILLRHLTFSEQRKEPIQEIHLDKVLEGLNMERSQFVDLCILLGCDYLDPVPKVGPTTALKLIREHGTLEKVVDAIEKDSKKKYTLPEDWPYKDARDLFFEPDVRKADDPLCDFKWDKPDVEGLVHFLVTEKGFSEDRVRSAGARLEKNLKTSQQARLEGFFKPVPKTDAEKAAHKRKLDEKNEEKKKKLKQDKKDKAAQKAKPRGAA, from the exons ATGGGTATCAAGCAGCTCTTCCAGATCATCAAAGATGAAGCTCCCGAGGCAATCAAGGAGGGCGAAATCAAGAACCACTTTGGTCGAAAAGTAGCCATT GATGCCTCGATGAGTATCTACAGCTTCCTTATTGCCGTGCGGTCGGATGGCCAACAACTCATGAACGACAGCGGCGAGACCACATCCCATTTGATGGGTATGTTTTACCGCACACTACGAATGGtcgacaatggcatcaagccACTCTATGTTTTTGACGGTGCGCCGCCCAAGCTCAAGTCTGGCGAGTTGGCGAAGCGATTCCAGCGCAAGCAGGAAGCTACGGAGGGTTTGgaggaggccaaggagaCGGGCACAGCTGAGGATGTGGAGAAGTTCTCGAGACGGACTGTTCGTGTAACGAGGGAGCATAATGCCGAATGTCAGCGCTTGTTGAAGCTCATGGGTATTCCGTATATCATTGCGCCGACGGAGGCTGAGGCGCAGTGTGCCGTGTTGGCGCGAGCTGGGAAAGTGTACGCGGCGGCTAGTGAGGACATGGATACGTTGTGCTTCAATACGCCGATTTTGCTGAGGCATCTTACTTTTAGTGAGCAGCGCAAGGAACCTATTCAGGAGATTCATCTTGACAAGGTCCTCGAGGGGCTGAATATGGAGCGATCCCAG TTTGTTGACTTGTGTATTCTCCTTGGATGCGACTACCTCGACCCAGTTCCAAAGGTTGGCCCTACAACTGCACTCAAGTTGATTCGCGAGCATGGAACGCTTgagaaggttgttgatgctaTTGAAAAGGACTCGAAGAAAAAATACACATTGCCTGAAGACTGGCCTTACAAGGATGCACGAGACTTATTCTTTGAGCCTGACGTTCGCAAAGCAGACGATCCATTATGCGACTTCAAATGGGACAAGCCGGATGTCGAGGGACTCGTTCACTTCCTTGTCACGGAGAAGGGATTTTCTGAGGACAGAGTGCGTAGTGCGGGTGCTCGACTGGAGAAGAACCTCAAGACTTCGCAACAAGCACGACTGGAAGGATTCTTCAAGCCCGTTCCCAAAACGGATGCAGAAAAAGCGGCCCACAAGCGAAAACTGGACGAGAAGAatgaggaaaagaaaaagaagctgaagcaagATAAGAAGGACAAGGCAGCTCAAAAGGCCAAGCCTCGCGGAGCGGCGTAA